The following proteins are co-located in the Paludibaculum fermentans genome:
- a CDS encoding FecR domain-containing protein, protein MRSLIVMIAFGGALMASQPVATVDSGIAFTLRGKVVPVSGAGGWAVFPGDSLATQEGAALLTFKDGSNVLVAKESTIQLVEKAGRVSLKVVKGEASFRLKAADSVGLYGVERAPALVGVTRNEKGAVSTVVDAGYFGSQNGASSAALVERMYGEAPWGGTWTNCPDPVSRYHGHPQLPRHPEPPRPPNRDAWH, encoded by the coding sequence ATGCGAAGTCTGATAGTCATGATTGCGTTCGGTGGCGCGTTGATGGCGTCACAGCCAGTGGCAACGGTGGACAGCGGGATTGCCTTCACCTTGCGGGGCAAGGTGGTTCCGGTTTCCGGCGCAGGCGGTTGGGCGGTATTCCCAGGCGATAGCCTGGCGACACAGGAAGGGGCGGCCCTGCTGACGTTCAAGGACGGGAGCAATGTGCTGGTAGCGAAGGAGTCAACGATCCAGCTGGTGGAGAAGGCCGGCCGGGTTTCCCTGAAGGTGGTGAAAGGGGAGGCGTCGTTCCGCCTGAAGGCCGCGGATTCGGTCGGGCTCTACGGAGTGGAGCGGGCACCGGCGCTGGTGGGTGTGACGAGGAACGAGAAGGGCGCCGTTTCGACAGTGGTTGACGCCGGTTACTTCGGATCCCAGAATGGGGCGTCGTCCGCCGCGCTGGTGGAGCGGATGTATGGAGAGGCGCCGTGGGGTGGCACGTGGACCAATTGTCCGGATCCGGTCAGCAGGTATCACGGGCACCCGCAGCTGCCGCGGCACCCGGAGCCGCCGAGACCGCCCAACCGTGACGCCTGGCACTAA
- a CDS encoding O-antigen ligase family protein, whose product MTKAVAIGLLSAALGWMLLNFAGVEARDSNLALALIGLAACCVGWRAREDNWRAPAVVLPVALLLIAAGQMVPLPLGLMSHLSPARAELLQALAPVTDAASWAPLSNQVSATWQRWLQLLGCVLTLLVVRTVVRERHLGIWRAAAPLMLMALAEAVLGLVQYGMTEGGEVVTGTYANRNHFAGLLAMSLPFLVALAAWRLRPVEGHRKRRPAVGATVAACLLLGLAAGILCATLLSLSRMGFLSALAALGTTGLLILWARVEGRRLKGAVVIAAAATVMAGAVFLPTDALIGRFASIAVREDLSKDDRVRIWQDTRQLVADYGVAGCGLGAYEPTFVRYQRGSPMQTVNFAHNDYLQVLAELGVLGFVLVVGAGLCVSWSAVRNARMAGDSPARYVAMACCGSLTAIWLHSLVDFNLYVPANSMAAAWVLGLAAGSRTEAGPKTAGQESATIEDLAST is encoded by the coding sequence GTGACAAAGGCGGTGGCCATCGGGCTGCTCAGTGCGGCGCTGGGCTGGATGCTCTTGAATTTCGCCGGAGTGGAGGCGAGGGATTCGAATCTCGCGTTGGCCCTGATTGGACTGGCGGCCTGCTGCGTGGGCTGGCGGGCGCGTGAGGACAACTGGCGAGCACCGGCGGTGGTGCTGCCGGTGGCGTTGTTGCTGATTGCCGCCGGGCAGATGGTTCCGCTGCCTCTCGGGCTGATGAGCCACCTATCTCCGGCGAGAGCTGAGCTGCTGCAGGCGCTGGCACCGGTGACGGATGCGGCCAGTTGGGCGCCCCTCTCGAATCAGGTGAGTGCCACCTGGCAGAGGTGGCTCCAATTGCTGGGCTGCGTGCTCACACTGCTGGTTGTGAGAACCGTGGTCCGCGAACGGCACCTCGGGATTTGGCGGGCGGCGGCGCCCCTGATGCTGATGGCTCTGGCGGAGGCCGTGCTCGGGCTGGTGCAGTACGGAATGACTGAAGGTGGCGAGGTGGTGACGGGCACCTACGCGAACCGGAATCACTTCGCGGGTTTGTTGGCGATGAGCCTCCCATTCCTAGTCGCACTGGCGGCGTGGAGGCTCCGGCCAGTTGAGGGTCATCGGAAGCGGCGCCCTGCGGTTGGAGCGACAGTGGCGGCGTGTCTACTGCTGGGGCTCGCGGCAGGAATTCTGTGCGCAACGCTGCTATCGCTTTCCCGCATGGGTTTCCTGTCTGCCCTGGCTGCGCTGGGGACGACCGGACTGCTCATCCTATGGGCCCGGGTGGAGGGCCGACGCCTAAAGGGGGCGGTGGTCATAGCCGCGGCCGCAACCGTCATGGCTGGTGCCGTATTCCTGCCTACGGACGCGTTGATTGGCCGCTTTGCGAGCATTGCGGTGCGGGAGGATCTCTCGAAGGACGACCGGGTGCGGATCTGGCAGGATACACGCCAGTTGGTGGCCGACTATGGGGTGGCGGGGTGCGGGCTGGGCGCATATGAACCGACATTCGTCCGATACCAGCGAGGTTCACCGATGCAAACTGTGAACTTCGCCCACAACGACTATCTGCAGGTGCTGGCGGAGTTGGGCGTCCTGGGGTTTGTGCTGGTAGTGGGCGCGGGGCTTTGCGTGAGTTGGAGCGCTGTTCGCAACGCGAGGATGGCGGGGGACTCGCCGGCGCGGTATGTGGCCATGGCTTGCTGCGGGTCGCTGACGGCGATCTGGCTGCATTCGCTCGTCGATTTCAATCTGTATGTTCCAGCCAACTCAATGGCGGCGGCATGGGTGCTGGGGCTGGCGGCCGGGTCAAGAACTGAAGCTGGGCCCAAAACCGCCGGACAGGAAAGCGCGACGATCGAGGATCTGGCCAGTACTTGA